A region of Oncorhynchus masou masou isolate Uvic2021 chromosome 29, UVic_Omas_1.1, whole genome shotgun sequence DNA encodes the following proteins:
- the LOC135520958 gene encoding G-protein coupled receptor 20-like — translation MEPAYTGMSLDNSTSTVMPMATSAGNTNVSREPYMHRLAHLDEGLYNDFYSLWICLVVVNTLIFMVGMVLNTLALYVFCFRTKPKTTSVIYTINLAVTDLLVNLSLPTRIILYYSGGKCLNCSYVHIFSYFVNMYCSILFLTSICVDRYLAIVQAEASRKWRNPNVAKGVCIFIWLFAIVVTYSFLTTAFRHAGCCVSKLFVLTVFEFFLPLVVIVVFTVRIMCALSNSSLMQQSRERRVRAVQLLTTVLVIFTICFTPFHVRQVLVYFYPDMPHHIIVYHVTVTLSSLNSCMDPIVYCFVTNNFQSSMRGFFRKAEAELEQTSGNIISMQNSSKGSGTVTAIAHSVMMNVLSSSSPQHGNHIALD, via the coding sequence ATGGAGCCTGCCTATACTGGGATGTCACTGGATAACTCGACCTCAACAGTGATGCCCATGGCGACCTCCGCCGGCAACACCAATGTGAGCAGAGAGCCATACATGCACCGCCTGGCCCATCTAGACGAAGGTCTCTACAATGACTTCTACAGCCTGTGGATCTGTCTGGTGGTGGTCAACACACTCATCTTCATGGTGGGAATGGTTCTCAACACCCTGGCCCTGTATGTGTTCTGCTTCCGCACCAAGCCCAAGACCACCTCAGTCATTTACACCATCAATCTGGCTGTCACAGACCTACTGGTTAACCTCTCCCTGCCCACACGTATCATTCTCTATTACAGTGGGGGAAAGTGCCTCAACTGCTCCTACGTGCATATATTCAGCTACTTTGTCAACATGTACTGCAGCATCCTCTTCCTCACCAGTATATGCGTGGACAGATACCTGGCCATAGTACAGGCTGAGGCCTCTAGGAAGTGGAGGAACCCTAACGTGGCCAAGGGGGTGTGCATTTTCATCTGGCTCTTCGCTATCGTGGTCACCTACTCCTTCCTCACCACGGCGTTCCGACACGCGGGCTGCTGCGTCTCCAAGCTCTTCGTCCTGACTGTCTTCGAGTTCTTCCTCCCCTTGGTCGTCATTGTGGTGTTCACCGTGCGCATCATGTGTGCCCTGTCCAACTCCAGTCTGatgcagcagagcagagagagacgcGTGCGGGCCGTGCAGCTCCTCACCACTGTCCTGGTCATCTTCACCATCTGCTTCACCCCGTTCCACGTCAGGCAGGTGCTGGTGTACTTCTACCCCGACATGCCCCACCACATCATTGTCTACCACGTCACCGTCACCCTCAGCAGCCTGAACAGCTGCATGGACCCCATCGTCTACTGCTTCGTCACCAACAACTTCCAGTCCAGCATGAGGGGCTTCTTCCGCAAGGCGGAGGCAGAGCTGGAGCAGACCAGTGGGAACATCATCAGCATGCAGAATAGCTCCAAGGGCTCGGGGACTGTCACAGCTATCGCTCACAGTGTGATGATGAacgtcctgtcctcctcctctccccagcatGGGAACCACATAGCGTTAGACTGA